In Kutzneria kofuensis, the DNA window TCCGCAAGGCGTCCGGCCAGCCCAGCGGCGGCGGCCTGTTGGACACGCTGTCCGACCTCACCGGCATCGGCGCGGGCCCGACGCTGACGTTCAAGGACAACCTGATCACCTTCCTGCCCCGGATCTCCGCCGCCAACATCACGCCGGACGTCGAGGTCCGGGTGTGGGACGCCAAGTCGGCGCGGGTGGCCGTGGGTTCGGCGTCGGCGTCCACCGGCACCGCGAAGATCGACGGCGAGGAGCCCGGCCAGCTGGCCAACTCGTTCACCGACGGCCTGCTGCCGCCGCTGCCGCATCTGCCCGCGCTGCCGCCGATCCCGGGTCTGCCGCACATCGACTTCGGTTCCTCGCCGAGCAACACGGCGTACGTGGTCGTCGACCGTCCACTGGCGACCGGATCGGCGGCCGACTCGGCCGCGAACGAGGCCGCGAAGGGCTTGGCGGACCACATCTCCAGCACCTTCGCCGAGGCGGAGGGCACCGCAGTCGGCGATCCCAAGATCCAGGCCGGGGTGAAGGTGACCGTGGCGAAGGTGCCCAAGCAGTTCGCCGGCAGCTGGACCGTGACCAACGCCAAGCACGTCTTCGATCCGGCGGAGAACGGCTACCACACCCGGTTCTACGTCAGCGGCCGGCAGGACCGCTCACTGCTCAAGCTCGCCTCCGGTGCGGCGGAACAGCATCCGGGGCTGACCGGTCTCGTGTGCGGGGTCGTCACGAACTCGAACGACCCGGACAGCAAGGGCAAGGTGAAGGTCGCGCTGCCGTGGCTGTCGCCGGACTACGAGTCGGACTGGGCCCGGGTCGTGCAGCTCGGCGCCGGTCGCCGCAGCGGGCTGGTGTTCCTGCCCGAGGTCGGCGACGAGGTGTTGTTGGGCTTCGAGTTCGGCGACCCGCGCCGGCCGTACGTGATCGGCGGACTGGTCAACGACAACTCGTCGTACGAGCCGCTGAGCTCCGCGGTCAACGGCTCCGGCTCGGTGGTCAAGCGCGGCATCACCTCGCCCGCCGGCAACGGCCTGCTGCTGGAGGACGACCTGCCGCCGGGGCCGCCCGGCGCGGCGCCGCCGACCACGTCGTCGATCACGCTCGGCACCGGCGACGGCAACCTGGGCCTGGCCATCGACCAGGTCGGCGGCACGGTCACGCTGACGTGCAAGCCGGCCCCGCCGGCCAGCCGCACGCCGGCCGGCTCGCTGGTCATCGAGTGCTCCGGGGCGGGTTCCATCGAGCTCAGGGCCGGCGCCGGCGGGCTCAAGATCACCAGCGACGGGCAGCTCGAACTGTCCGGCCAGGCCGGGGTGAAGATCTCCAGCTCGGCCGTGGTCGAGGTGCAGGGCTCGCTGATCAAGCTGAACTGAGAAGAGGCAGTGGTGTCACAGGACTTCGTCGGCGCCGGGTGGGCGTTCCCGCTGGGCGTGTCGCCGCGCGGCGGCATCGAGCTGGTCCGCCGCGAGGTGGAGCTGGAGCAGGCCATGCGGCTGATCCTGGCCACCTATCCCGGCGAGCGACCGATGCGGCCGGCGTTCGGCAGCCGGCTGCGGGACTTCGTGTTCCGGCCGGCCGACGCGGCGACCGCCGCGGAGCTGGCCGAGGAGGTCCGCAACGCGCTGCTGCGCTGGGAGGCCCGGGTAGACGTCGAACTCGTGGACGTGCGGCCGGATCCGGACGACCGCAGCGTGCTGTACATCGACATCAGCTACCGGATCAAGCACACCAACGACCGCCGCAACCTGGTGTTCCCGTTCTACACCATCCCCGAGGACGGGAGTGACTACTGATGGCGCTGCCGGTGCCCAACCTCGACGACCGCCGGTTCCAGGACCTGGTGGACGACGCCAAGCGCATGGTGATGCGCCGCTGTCCGGAGTGGACGGACCACAACGTGTCCGACCCGGGCGTGACCCTGATCGAGACCTTCGCGTACATGACCGACCAGCTGCTGTTCCGGCTCAACCAGGTGCCCGACCGGCTGTACGTGAAGTTCCTGGACATGATCGGCCTGCGGCTGATCCCCGCCACCCCCGCCGAGGTTCCGGTCACGTTCTGGCTGTCCGCGCCGGCGATCACCTCGGTCGGCGTCGCCATGGGCACCAGCGTGGCGACGCCTCGTACCGACCTGGAGGAGTCGATCCTGTTCAGCACGCGCCGCGATCTCCAGATCGTGCCCTGCGCGCTGAGCCAGGTCGCCACCCAGTCCATCGAGGACGATGCCCCGGTCGAGCGGACCGAGGAGCTCAAGCTGGGCCGGCACTTCGGCGCGTTCAGCGCGTCGCCGCAGGTCGACGACGTGCTGCTGGTCGGGCTGACCGATCCCGTGCCGAGCTGCGTGGTGCGGCTGGACTTCGACTGCCACGTCGAGGGTGTCGGCGTGCATCCCGAGCAGCCGCCGCTGGTGTGGGAGGCGTGGACCGGAGCCGGGTGGACGGAGTGCCTGGTCAGCCGGGACGACACCGGCGCTTTGAACAAGGCCGGCGGCGTGCTGGTGCACGTGCCGGACACGCATGAGGCGTCCGTCCTGGTCGGACAGCGCGCGGGGTGGTTGCGGGCCAGGGTGATCGCCGTGCCGGAGGGCTTCCCGACCTACAGCGACTCGCCGGTGATCATGGGCCTGGCGGCGTCGACCGTCGGCGGCACCGTGGAGGCGATCCACGCCGAGATCGTCGACGTCGAGTTGTTGGGAATGTCGGAAGGCGTTGCCGGGCAGCAGTTCCGGATCTCCCGGTCGCCGCTGCTGGGCGGCGTGGCGTCGCCGGTGGTGGAGGTCAGCTCCGACGACGGCTGGCAGGAATGGCAGCAGGTGAGCGGCTTTGCCTGGAGCGGCGCCTCGGACCGGCACTATGTGCTCGACGAGGTCGCCGGCACCGTGACGTTCGGCCCGGCCGTTCGTGACGCCGACGGCAGCATTCGCCAGCACGGGGCCGTGCCGGACGCCGGTGAGTCCGTGCGGATCCGGCGCTATGCCACCGGCGGCGGCCGGCAGGGCAACGTCGGCAAGGGGACCATTCGCACCTTGAAGTCGTCGATCCCGTTCGTGGACCGGGTGGAGAACCTGGAGTTCGCCAAGGGCGGCGTCGATGCCGAGACGATCGACGAGGCCAAGGCCCGAGGCCCGATCCTGTTGCGTACCAGGAGCCGGGCCGTCACCGCCGAGGACTACGAGGCGATCGTCCGGGAGATCGCGCCCGAGCTGGCGCGGGTCCGCTGCGTGACCGCCGGCGAGGACGACGTGCAGGCCGGTGCCGTGCGGGTGCTGGTCGTGCCGGCGGTCGCCGAGGAGGGCGGCATCAAGCTGGCGGAGTTGGTGCCCGAGGAGGACATGCTGCGGCGGATCGCCGATCACCTCGACCAGGTTCGGCTCATCGGCACCCGGGTACTCGTCGAGCCGCCGCGCTACCGTGGCGTCACCGTCGTCACCCGGATCATCGCCCGGCCGCGCGTCGACACTGCTCGCGTCCGGGCCGACGCGCTGTCGGCCTTGTACGCGTACCTCAATCCGATCAGCGGCGGCCCCGACGGAACCGGCTGGCCCTTCGGCCGTCCCGTCCCCGCCGGCGAGATCTTCGGTTTGCTGCAACGGGTTCGCGGCGTGGACATGGTCGAGGACGTTCGCCTGTTCGGGGCCAACCCCGTGACCGGTGTGCGCGAGGGGGAGAGCCAGCGCATCGAGCTGGACCCGTGCAGCCTCGTCTTTTCGTACGAGCACCAGGTGAGAGTGGAGCAGCACTGATGCGTGGCACCGTGCCCGGCCTGCCGACGGCCGTTCCGCTGTCGGCCATGCTACCGGGCATCTACCAAGAGGATCCTTTCACAGTACGGTTCATCGCCGGCTTCGACGACGTTCTCGCCCCCGTGTTGTCTACTTTGGACAACTTGGCCGCCTACCTCGACCCCGCGCTGGCCCCCGAGGACTTCCTCGCCTGGCTGGCCGGCTGGGTCGGCCTCGAACTGGACGAGAGCTGGCCCGTGGAGCGGCAGCGGGCCGCCATCGCCCATGCCGCCCAGATGTACCGGATGCGTGGCACCGTTTCGGGTCTTCGCGACAACCTCGAAGTCCTCACCGGCGGCCGGGTTCGCATCGCCGACAGCGGCGGCGTCGCCTGGTCGGCCACCCCCGGCGCCGAGTTCCCCGGCCAGGACCACCCCCGCCTGGCCGTCCGGGTCTCCGTCGCCGACCCGAGTTCCGTGTCCGTGAGTGCCGTCGACGCCGTCGTGTCCGCCGCCAAGCCGGCACACGTCGTGCACAGGGTGGAGGTGGTTGCGTCGTGATCGTCTGCCGGAGCTGCGGTTTCCACAACAAGGATGCCGACTCGTTCTGCGGGTCGTGCGGCGAGTTCCTGGAGTGGACAGGCGAGAAGATAGCCCCCAAGCCGGCTCCCGTCGTCGTCGAGCCCGAGCCCGAGGAGCCGGCTCCCGCCAAGCGGAGCCTGCTCGAACGCATCCAGTCCCTGGTGTACTTGGACGTCGGTGAGCGCGACCCCATGCCCGCCCAGAGCGGCCCCATGGGCGGTCCACCCCGACCGCCCGGCCCTCCCGGCATGGGTGGCCCGCCCCGGCCCCCCGGCCCTCCCGGCGTCGGTGGCCCGCCCCGACCCCCTGGTCCTCCCGGTGTTGGCGGTCCTCCTGGCCCGCCCGCCGCAACGGTCGGGCCGCCCAAGCCTCCTGGCCCTCCCGGACCGCCTGCGGCCACGGTCGGCCCACCGACCCCGGCCGGTCCTTCTGGTCCGCCCGCGGGGACGGTTGGTCCGCCCAAGCCTCCAGGCCCGCCCGGCGCTGGTGGTCCTCCCGGTCCGCCCGCCGCGACCGTCGGACCTCCCGTGCCCCCGGGTCCTCTCGCCGGCTCGGTTGGCGCGGCCGCGCCGACGGGGCCGGCCGCGCCTTCCTCATCACTTGAACTCCCCACTCCGCAGCCGCCCACGCCCCAGCCGCCCGTGGAGGCAGCCCTCGTCGCCCCGCTCCACGCCACCCCCACCCCGCCCAAGCCCGACACGCTCTCCGTTCTCCCCGAGCGCGAGCAGAAGCGGGTGACGGCCGTCGTCAAGAAGCCGCCGACGCGGCGGCTGCAGCCCGGCGACCTGATCTGCGGGGACTGCGGGGAGGGCAACCCCGACACCCGGAAGTTCTGCAGCCGGTGCGGGGCCAGCCTGTTGGCGGCCGAGGTGGTGAAGACGCCGTGGTGGCGGAAGATCCTGCCGAAGCGGCGTACCAAGGTCCGCAAGGCCCTGGAGCGGACGGCCAAGGACCGCAAGGCGAAGCGGACCGCCACCGGCACGGCGTTCAGCGCGGTGTTCAAGACGATCCGGGCGCTGGTCGCCGTCGTGCTGGTGCTGGGCGGCATCGCGTACGGGTCGCTGCCGGCGGTGCGTACCTGGGTGAACAACCAGGTGGCGTCGTGGCAGCAGGACGCGCAGTCGGCGCTGGACCTGACGTACGCGCCGGTCCATCCGACCAAGGTCACGGCCACGCTGGAGGAGCCGACCCACCCGGCCGACCAGTCGGCGGACAGCATCAGCAACACCTTCTGGGCCGCTCCCACGAACAAGGGGGAGGCCACGCTGGTGTTCACCTTCGACCGCCCGGTGAACATCGACAAGGCGATCATCCAGAACGGCGACAACGACAAGTTCGACCAGTACTTCCGGGTGGAGCGCCTGCACCTGGTGTTCTCCAACGGCAAGACCGACGACCTGCAGCTGAAGGACCAGCCCGACCCGCAGGAGTTCACCGTCCAGAACGGCCACAACGTCACCAGCATCGAAATGCACGTGATGG includes these proteins:
- a CDS encoding phage baseplate assembly protein V — protein: MMPGGLLGQSTAIVWPTIKIGAVMGMPLSPLVQNKLVRAVVDTHLHLPDMFELTFIDESGTVTDDAGLSIGTAVEILAGDATSTGTTSLIKGEVTAIEAICADAVIYTVIRGYEKAHRLQRARRTRTFLNMRDSDIARQVANHAGLEVGTVEESGTTHTHIAQVAQTDWEFLVGRAREIGYETGVVGGKFFFRKASGQPSGGGLLDTLSDLTGIGAGPTLTFKDNLITFLPRISAANITPDVEVRVWDAKSARVAVGSASASTGTAKIDGEEPGQLANSFTDGLLPPLPHLPALPPIPGLPHIDFGSSPSNTAYVVVDRPLATGSAADSAANEAAKGLADHISSTFAEAEGTAVGDPKIQAGVKVTVAKVPKQFAGSWTVTNAKHVFDPAENGYHTRFYVSGRQDRSLLKLASGAAEQHPGLTGLVCGVVTNSNDPDSKGKVKVALPWLSPDYESDWARVVQLGAGRRSGLVFLPEVGDEVLLGFEFGDPRRPYVIGGLVNDNSSYEPLSSAVNGSGSVVKRGITSPAGNGLLLEDDLPPGPPGAAPPTTSSITLGTGDGNLGLAIDQVGGTVTLTCKPAPPASRTPAGSLVIECSGAGSIELRAGAGGLKITSDGQLELSGQAGVKISSSAVVEVQGSLIKLN
- a CDS encoding GPW/gp25 family protein → MSQDFVGAGWAFPLGVSPRGGIELVRREVELEQAMRLILATYPGERPMRPAFGSRLRDFVFRPADAATAAELAEEVRNALLRWEARVDVELVDVRPDPDDRSVLYIDISYRIKHTNDRRNLVFPFYTIPEDGSDY
- a CDS encoding putative baseplate assembly protein, whose product is MALPVPNLDDRRFQDLVDDAKRMVMRRCPEWTDHNVSDPGVTLIETFAYMTDQLLFRLNQVPDRLYVKFLDMIGLRLIPATPAEVPVTFWLSAPAITSVGVAMGTSVATPRTDLEESILFSTRRDLQIVPCALSQVATQSIEDDAPVERTEELKLGRHFGAFSASPQVDDVLLVGLTDPVPSCVVRLDFDCHVEGVGVHPEQPPLVWEAWTGAGWTECLVSRDDTGALNKAGGVLVHVPDTHEASVLVGQRAGWLRARVIAVPEGFPTYSDSPVIMGLAASTVGGTVEAIHAEIVDVELLGMSEGVAGQQFRISRSPLLGGVASPVVEVSSDDGWQEWQQVSGFAWSGASDRHYVLDEVAGTVTFGPAVRDADGSIRQHGAVPDAGESVRIRRYATGGGRQGNVGKGTIRTLKSSIPFVDRVENLEFAKGGVDAETIDEAKARGPILLRTRSRAVTAEDYEAIVREIAPELARVRCVTAGEDDVQAGAVRVLVVPAVAEEGGIKLAELVPEEDMLRRIADHLDQVRLIGTRVLVEPPRYRGVTVVTRIIARPRVDTARVRADALSALYAYLNPISGGPDGTGWPFGRPVPAGEIFGLLQRVRGVDMVEDVRLFGANPVTGVREGESQRIELDPCSLVFSYEHQVRVEQH
- a CDS encoding phage tail protein I, whose amino-acid sequence is MRGTVPGLPTAVPLSAMLPGIYQEDPFTVRFIAGFDDVLAPVLSTLDNLAAYLDPALAPEDFLAWLAGWVGLELDESWPVERQRAAIAHAAQMYRMRGTVSGLRDNLEVLTGGRVRIADSGGVAWSATPGAEFPGQDHPRLAVRVSVADPSSVSVSAVDAVVSAAKPAHVVHRVEVVAS
- a CDS encoding discoidin domain-containing protein, whose product is MEAALVAPLHATPTPPKPDTLSVLPEREQKRVTAVVKKPPTRRLQPGDLICGDCGEGNPDTRKFCSRCGASLLAAEVVKTPWWRKILPKRRTKVRKALERTAKDRKAKRTATGTAFSAVFKTIRALVAVVLVLGGIAYGSLPAVRTWVNNQVASWQQDAQSALDLTYAPVHPTKVTATLEEPTHPADQSADSISNTFWAAPTNKGEATLVFTFDRPVNIDKAIIQNGDNDKFDQYFRVERLHLVFSNGKTDDLQLKDQPDPQEFTVQNGHNVTSIEMHVMATYQSLHGTDVALSEVELFQRS